The Microplitis demolitor isolate Queensland-Clemson2020A chromosome 8, iyMicDemo2.1a, whole genome shotgun sequence genome has a segment encoding these proteins:
- the LOC103572307 gene encoding serine/threonine-protein kinase 3 isoform X2, whose product MSSKSELKKLSEESLTRQPEEVFDIICKLGEGSYGSVYKALHKESGQVLAIKQVPVDTDLQEIIKEISIMQQCDSPYVVKYYGSYFKNTDLWVKIFNLNRIETYFNIVMEYCGAGSVSDIMRLRKKTLQEDEIATILCDTLKGLEYLHLRRKIHRDIKAGNILLNNEGHAKLADFGVAGQLTDTMAKRNTVIGTPFWMAPEVIQEIGYDCVADIWSLGITALEMAEGKPPYGDIHPMRAIFMIPTKPPPSFREPDQWSPEFIDFVSVCLVKNPEERATATELLNHEFIGAAKQPNILSQMIADAHEIREKQSAHRTHIINNVAIKGQNNADDSDEEDCSGTMKLLPEDPGTLVPGDLPDTGTLVSTILDLGTMVINSDTDNEATMKRHNTGSVESGKKYRPLFLDHFDKKEAPEIVKGNGQVLHNTEAENKVDPPTPTESQRFQSHLQLQLNQISHPIPEPPHNNIPKFQNAFTERDFDFLKFLSYEELQQRMTSLDAEMEREIDELRRRYQTKRQPILDAMDTKRKRQQNF is encoded by the exons atgtCTTCTAAGAg CGAACTTAAGAAATTGTCCGAAGAGAGTTTGACGAGACAGCCAGAGGAagtatttgatattatttgcAAACTTGGAGAAGG ATCTTATGGATCGGTATACAAAGCACTGCACAAAGAAAGTGGACAAGTACTTGCCATAAAACAAGTGCCAGTGGATACCGATTtgcaagaaataataaaagaaatatccaTAATGCAACAATGCGATTCTCCATATGTTGTTAAATACTATGGGAGTTACTTTAAAAACACAGATCTctgggtaaaaatatttaatttaaatagaatagaaacttattttaat attgttATGGAGTATTGTGGTGCTGGTTCAGTAAGTGACATCATGAGGCTACGGAAGAAAACACTGCAAGAAGATGAAATAGCAACAATTCTTTGTGATACTCTCAAAGGTCTTGAGTATCTTCACTTGAGGCGTAAAATACATAGAGATATTAAGGCTGGCAATATCTTGCTCAATAATGAAGGCCATGCTAAATTAGCAGACTTTGGTGTTGCTGGCCAACTTACG gATACGATGGCAAAACGAAATACTGTCATTGGTACTCCATTCTGGATGGCACCGGAAGTAATACAGGAAATAGGGTACGACTGTGTCGCGGACATCTGGTCTCTGGGAATAACAGCACTGGAGATGGCTGAAGGAAAACCTCCTTACGGTGACATTCATCCAATGAGAGCGATATTTATGATACCGACGAAACCACCTCCAAGTTTTAGAGAACCCGATCAGTGGAGCCCGGAATTCATTGACTTTGTCAGTGTGTGTCTTGTCAAAAATCCCGAAGAACGTGCAACGGCTACGGAGCTGCTGAATCACGAATTTATTGGAGCTGCGAAACAGCCAAATATTCTCAGCCAAATGATTGCAGACGCTCATGAAATTCGGGAGAAACAGAGCGCACATCGCACTCATATTATAAACAATGTTGCTATCAAAGGACAAAATAATGCTGATGACTCG gaCGAAGAAGATTGCAGCGGAACAATGAAACTTTTGCCAGAAGATCCGGGGACTTTAGTACCTGGTGATCTTCCAGATACTGGGACTCTGGTGTCGACAATTCTTGATCTGGGTACTATGGTTATCAACAGTGATACCGATAACGAAGCGACaatgaaaa GGCACAATACAGGATCAGTAGAGTCTGGAAAAAAATACCGGCCTCTATTTCTCGATCATTTTGACAAAAAAGAAGCTCCGGAAATCGTTAaa gGCAATGGTCAAGTCTTACACAATACAGAAGCTGAGAATAAAGTGGACCCACCGACTCCAACGGAATCCCAGAGGTTCCAAAGCCACCTACAGCTccaattaaatcaaatttcccACCCGATACCCGAGCCACCGCACAATAACATACCCAAGTTTCAAAACGCATTTACAGAACGTGATTTTGATTtc TTAAAATTCCTCTCGTACGAGGAGCTGCAGCAACGGATGACTAGTCTCGACGCAGAGATGGAACGCGAGATCGACGAGCTGAGGAGGAGGTATCAGACCAAGAGACAGCCAATTCTCGATGCCATGGATACTAAGAGAAAGAGACAGCAAAATTTCTAA
- the LOC103572307 gene encoding serine/threonine-protein kinase 3 isoform X3, with the protein MSSKSELKKLSEESLTRQPEEVFDIICKLGEGSYGSVYKALHKESGQVLAIKQVPVDTDLQEIIKEISIMQQCDSPYVVKYYGSYFKNTDLWIVMEYCGAGSVSDIMRLRKKTLQEDEIATILCDTLKGLEYLHLRRKIHRDIKAGNILLNNEGHAKLADFGVAGQLTDTMAKRNTVIGTPFWMAPEVIQEIGYDCVADIWSLGITALEMAEGKPPYGDIHPMRAIFMIPTKPPPSFREPDQWSPEFIDFVSVCLVKNPEERATATELLNHEFIGAAKQPNILSQMIADAHEIREKQSAHRTHIINNVAIKGQNNADDSDEEDCSGTMKLLPEDPGTLVPGDLPDTGTLVSTILDLGTMVINSDTDNEATMKRHNTGSVESGKKYRPLFLDHFDKKEAPEIVKGNGQVLHNTEAENKVDPPTPTESQRFQSHLQLQLNQISHPIPEPPHNNIPKFQNAFTERDFDFINNHILQLKFLSYEELQQRMTSLDAEMEREIDELRRRYQTKRQPILDAMDTKRKRQQNF; encoded by the exons atgtCTTCTAAGAg CGAACTTAAGAAATTGTCCGAAGAGAGTTTGACGAGACAGCCAGAGGAagtatttgatattatttgcAAACTTGGAGAAGG ATCTTATGGATCGGTATACAAAGCACTGCACAAAGAAAGTGGACAAGTACTTGCCATAAAACAAGTGCCAGTGGATACCGATTtgcaagaaataataaaagaaatatccaTAATGCAACAATGCGATTCTCCATATGTTGTTAAATACTATGGGAGTTACTTTAAAAACACAGATCTctgg attgttATGGAGTATTGTGGTGCTGGTTCAGTAAGTGACATCATGAGGCTACGGAAGAAAACACTGCAAGAAGATGAAATAGCAACAATTCTTTGTGATACTCTCAAAGGTCTTGAGTATCTTCACTTGAGGCGTAAAATACATAGAGATATTAAGGCTGGCAATATCTTGCTCAATAATGAAGGCCATGCTAAATTAGCAGACTTTGGTGTTGCTGGCCAACTTACG gATACGATGGCAAAACGAAATACTGTCATTGGTACTCCATTCTGGATGGCACCGGAAGTAATACAGGAAATAGGGTACGACTGTGTCGCGGACATCTGGTCTCTGGGAATAACAGCACTGGAGATGGCTGAAGGAAAACCTCCTTACGGTGACATTCATCCAATGAGAGCGATATTTATGATACCGACGAAACCACCTCCAAGTTTTAGAGAACCCGATCAGTGGAGCCCGGAATTCATTGACTTTGTCAGTGTGTGTCTTGTCAAAAATCCCGAAGAACGTGCAACGGCTACGGAGCTGCTGAATCACGAATTTATTGGAGCTGCGAAACAGCCAAATATTCTCAGCCAAATGATTGCAGACGCTCATGAAATTCGGGAGAAACAGAGCGCACATCGCACTCATATTATAAACAATGTTGCTATCAAAGGACAAAATAATGCTGATGACTCG gaCGAAGAAGATTGCAGCGGAACAATGAAACTTTTGCCAGAAGATCCGGGGACTTTAGTACCTGGTGATCTTCCAGATACTGGGACTCTGGTGTCGACAATTCTTGATCTGGGTACTATGGTTATCAACAGTGATACCGATAACGAAGCGACaatgaaaa GGCACAATACAGGATCAGTAGAGTCTGGAAAAAAATACCGGCCTCTATTTCTCGATCATTTTGACAAAAAAGAAGCTCCGGAAATCGTTAaa gGCAATGGTCAAGTCTTACACAATACAGAAGCTGAGAATAAAGTGGACCCACCGACTCCAACGGAATCCCAGAGGTTCCAAAGCCACCTACAGCTccaattaaatcaaatttcccACCCGATACCCGAGCCACCGCACAATAACATACCCAAGTTTCAAAACGCATTTACAGAACGTGATTTTGATTtc ATAAACAACCATATCCTGCAGTTAAAATTCCTCTCGTACGAGGAGCTGCAGCAACGGATGACTAGTCTCGACGCAGAGATGGAACGCGAGATCGACGAGCTGAGGAGGAGGTATCAGACCAAGAGACAGCCAATTCTCGATGCCATGGATACTAAGAGAAAGAGACAGCAAAATTTCTAA
- the LOC103572307 gene encoding serine/threonine-protein kinase 3 isoform X4 — MSSKSELKKLSEESLTRQPEEVFDIICKLGEGSYGSVYKALHKESGQVLAIKQVPVDTDLQEIIKEISIMQQCDSPYVVKYYGSYFKNTDLWIVMEYCGAGSVSDIMRLRKKTLQEDEIATILCDTLKGLEYLHLRRKIHRDIKAGNILLNNEGHAKLADFGVAGQLTDTMAKRNTVIGTPFWMAPEVIQEIGYDCVADIWSLGITALEMAEGKPPYGDIHPMRAIFMIPTKPPPSFREPDQWSPEFIDFVSVCLVKNPEERATATELLNHEFIGAAKQPNILSQMIADAHEIREKQSAHRTHIINNVAIKGQNNADDSDEEDCSGTMKLLPEDPGTLVPGDLPDTGTLVSTILDLGTMVINSDTDNEATMKRHNTGSVESGKKYRPLFLDHFDKKEAPEIVKGNGQVLHNTEAENKVDPPTPTESQRFQSHLQLQLNQISHPIPEPPHNNIPKFQNAFTERDFDFLKFLSYEELQQRMTSLDAEMEREIDELRRRYQTKRQPILDAMDTKRKRQQNF; from the exons atgtCTTCTAAGAg CGAACTTAAGAAATTGTCCGAAGAGAGTTTGACGAGACAGCCAGAGGAagtatttgatattatttgcAAACTTGGAGAAGG ATCTTATGGATCGGTATACAAAGCACTGCACAAAGAAAGTGGACAAGTACTTGCCATAAAACAAGTGCCAGTGGATACCGATTtgcaagaaataataaaagaaatatccaTAATGCAACAATGCGATTCTCCATATGTTGTTAAATACTATGGGAGTTACTTTAAAAACACAGATCTctgg attgttATGGAGTATTGTGGTGCTGGTTCAGTAAGTGACATCATGAGGCTACGGAAGAAAACACTGCAAGAAGATGAAATAGCAACAATTCTTTGTGATACTCTCAAAGGTCTTGAGTATCTTCACTTGAGGCGTAAAATACATAGAGATATTAAGGCTGGCAATATCTTGCTCAATAATGAAGGCCATGCTAAATTAGCAGACTTTGGTGTTGCTGGCCAACTTACG gATACGATGGCAAAACGAAATACTGTCATTGGTACTCCATTCTGGATGGCACCGGAAGTAATACAGGAAATAGGGTACGACTGTGTCGCGGACATCTGGTCTCTGGGAATAACAGCACTGGAGATGGCTGAAGGAAAACCTCCTTACGGTGACATTCATCCAATGAGAGCGATATTTATGATACCGACGAAACCACCTCCAAGTTTTAGAGAACCCGATCAGTGGAGCCCGGAATTCATTGACTTTGTCAGTGTGTGTCTTGTCAAAAATCCCGAAGAACGTGCAACGGCTACGGAGCTGCTGAATCACGAATTTATTGGAGCTGCGAAACAGCCAAATATTCTCAGCCAAATGATTGCAGACGCTCATGAAATTCGGGAGAAACAGAGCGCACATCGCACTCATATTATAAACAATGTTGCTATCAAAGGACAAAATAATGCTGATGACTCG gaCGAAGAAGATTGCAGCGGAACAATGAAACTTTTGCCAGAAGATCCGGGGACTTTAGTACCTGGTGATCTTCCAGATACTGGGACTCTGGTGTCGACAATTCTTGATCTGGGTACTATGGTTATCAACAGTGATACCGATAACGAAGCGACaatgaaaa GGCACAATACAGGATCAGTAGAGTCTGGAAAAAAATACCGGCCTCTATTTCTCGATCATTTTGACAAAAAAGAAGCTCCGGAAATCGTTAaa gGCAATGGTCAAGTCTTACACAATACAGAAGCTGAGAATAAAGTGGACCCACCGACTCCAACGGAATCCCAGAGGTTCCAAAGCCACCTACAGCTccaattaaatcaaatttcccACCCGATACCCGAGCCACCGCACAATAACATACCCAAGTTTCAAAACGCATTTACAGAACGTGATTTTGATTtc TTAAAATTCCTCTCGTACGAGGAGCTGCAGCAACGGATGACTAGTCTCGACGCAGAGATGGAACGCGAGATCGACGAGCTGAGGAGGAGGTATCAGACCAAGAGACAGCCAATTCTCGATGCCATGGATACTAAGAGAAAGAGACAGCAAAATTTCTAA
- the LOC103572307 gene encoding serine/threonine-protein kinase 3 isoform X1, giving the protein MSSKSELKKLSEESLTRQPEEVFDIICKLGEGSYGSVYKALHKESGQVLAIKQVPVDTDLQEIIKEISIMQQCDSPYVVKYYGSYFKNTDLWVKIFNLNRIETYFNIVMEYCGAGSVSDIMRLRKKTLQEDEIATILCDTLKGLEYLHLRRKIHRDIKAGNILLNNEGHAKLADFGVAGQLTDTMAKRNTVIGTPFWMAPEVIQEIGYDCVADIWSLGITALEMAEGKPPYGDIHPMRAIFMIPTKPPPSFREPDQWSPEFIDFVSVCLVKNPEERATATELLNHEFIGAAKQPNILSQMIADAHEIREKQSAHRTHIINNVAIKGQNNADDSDEEDCSGTMKLLPEDPGTLVPGDLPDTGTLVSTILDLGTMVINSDTDNEATMKRHNTGSVESGKKYRPLFLDHFDKKEAPEIVKGNGQVLHNTEAENKVDPPTPTESQRFQSHLQLQLNQISHPIPEPPHNNIPKFQNAFTERDFDFINNHILQLKFLSYEELQQRMTSLDAEMEREIDELRRRYQTKRQPILDAMDTKRKRQQNF; this is encoded by the exons atgtCTTCTAAGAg CGAACTTAAGAAATTGTCCGAAGAGAGTTTGACGAGACAGCCAGAGGAagtatttgatattatttgcAAACTTGGAGAAGG ATCTTATGGATCGGTATACAAAGCACTGCACAAAGAAAGTGGACAAGTACTTGCCATAAAACAAGTGCCAGTGGATACCGATTtgcaagaaataataaaagaaatatccaTAATGCAACAATGCGATTCTCCATATGTTGTTAAATACTATGGGAGTTACTTTAAAAACACAGATCTctgggtaaaaatatttaatttaaatagaatagaaacttattttaat attgttATGGAGTATTGTGGTGCTGGTTCAGTAAGTGACATCATGAGGCTACGGAAGAAAACACTGCAAGAAGATGAAATAGCAACAATTCTTTGTGATACTCTCAAAGGTCTTGAGTATCTTCACTTGAGGCGTAAAATACATAGAGATATTAAGGCTGGCAATATCTTGCTCAATAATGAAGGCCATGCTAAATTAGCAGACTTTGGTGTTGCTGGCCAACTTACG gATACGATGGCAAAACGAAATACTGTCATTGGTACTCCATTCTGGATGGCACCGGAAGTAATACAGGAAATAGGGTACGACTGTGTCGCGGACATCTGGTCTCTGGGAATAACAGCACTGGAGATGGCTGAAGGAAAACCTCCTTACGGTGACATTCATCCAATGAGAGCGATATTTATGATACCGACGAAACCACCTCCAAGTTTTAGAGAACCCGATCAGTGGAGCCCGGAATTCATTGACTTTGTCAGTGTGTGTCTTGTCAAAAATCCCGAAGAACGTGCAACGGCTACGGAGCTGCTGAATCACGAATTTATTGGAGCTGCGAAACAGCCAAATATTCTCAGCCAAATGATTGCAGACGCTCATGAAATTCGGGAGAAACAGAGCGCACATCGCACTCATATTATAAACAATGTTGCTATCAAAGGACAAAATAATGCTGATGACTCG gaCGAAGAAGATTGCAGCGGAACAATGAAACTTTTGCCAGAAGATCCGGGGACTTTAGTACCTGGTGATCTTCCAGATACTGGGACTCTGGTGTCGACAATTCTTGATCTGGGTACTATGGTTATCAACAGTGATACCGATAACGAAGCGACaatgaaaa GGCACAATACAGGATCAGTAGAGTCTGGAAAAAAATACCGGCCTCTATTTCTCGATCATTTTGACAAAAAAGAAGCTCCGGAAATCGTTAaa gGCAATGGTCAAGTCTTACACAATACAGAAGCTGAGAATAAAGTGGACCCACCGACTCCAACGGAATCCCAGAGGTTCCAAAGCCACCTACAGCTccaattaaatcaaatttcccACCCGATACCCGAGCCACCGCACAATAACATACCCAAGTTTCAAAACGCATTTACAGAACGTGATTTTGATTtc ATAAACAACCATATCCTGCAGTTAAAATTCCTCTCGTACGAGGAGCTGCAGCAACGGATGACTAGTCTCGACGCAGAGATGGAACGCGAGATCGACGAGCTGAGGAGGAGGTATCAGACCAAGAGACAGCCAATTCTCGATGCCATGGATACTAAGAGAAAGAGACAGCAAAATTTCTAA